A single window of Sulfitobacter sp. JL08 DNA harbors:
- the glnA gene encoding type I glutamate--ammonia ligase, with the protein MSKNKVLDMIKDEDVDYVDIRFTDPRGKLQHVTIVADLVDEDFIEEGFMFDGSSIAGWKSIEASDMKLMLDTESAYIDPFYAEKTICVHCSVVEPDTGEAYERDPRGTAQKAEAYLKASGIGDVAYMGPEAEFFLFDDVRFSNSINKVSYEVDATDASWNTDTEYEMGNMGHRPGVKGGYFPVNPTDEAQDLRSEMLSTMKRLGMKVDKHHHEVASCQHELGLIFDSLTKQADELQKYKYVIHNVAHAYGKTATFMPKPIAGDNGTGMHVNMSIWKDGKPLFAGDKYADLSQEALYYIGGILKHAKSLNAFTNPATNSYKRLIPGFEAPVLRAYSARNRSGCVRIPWTESPKAKRVEARFPDPAANPYLAFAALLMAGLDGIKNKIDPGEAMDKNLYDLPAEELAGIPTVCGSLREAMEELQADHDYLLAGDVFTKDQIDGYIDLKMEEIELYEHTPHPVEFGMYYSC; encoded by the coding sequence ATGAGCAAAAACAAAGTTCTCGACATGATCAAGGACGAAGATGTCGACTATGTCGATATCCGGTTCACTGATCCGCGCGGTAAACTGCAGCACGTGACCATCGTGGCCGATCTGGTGGACGAAGACTTCATCGAAGAAGGGTTCATGTTCGACGGCTCGTCCATCGCAGGCTGGAAATCCATCGAAGCGTCCGACATGAAGCTGATGCTGGATACCGAAAGCGCCTATATCGATCCGTTCTATGCTGAAAAAACCATCTGCGTGCATTGCTCGGTTGTCGAACCCGACACTGGCGAAGCGTACGAGCGTGACCCGCGCGGCACCGCCCAGAAGGCCGAGGCCTATCTGAAAGCGTCCGGTATCGGTGATGTCGCCTATATGGGCCCCGAGGCCGAATTCTTCTTGTTCGACGATGTGCGTTTTTCCAATTCGATCAACAAGGTGTCCTATGAAGTTGACGCAACAGACGCATCCTGGAACACCGACACGGAATACGAAATGGGCAACATGGGCCACCGCCCCGGCGTCAAGGGCGGTTACTTTCCGGTCAACCCGACAGACGAGGCACAGGATCTGCGCAGCGAGATGCTGTCGACTATGAAACGCCTTGGCATGAAGGTCGACAAGCACCACCACGAAGTGGCATCGTGCCAGCACGAACTGGGCCTGATTTTCGACAGCCTGACCAAACAGGCCGACGAATTGCAGAAGTACAAATATGTGATCCACAACGTGGCCCACGCCTATGGCAAGACAGCCACGTTCATGCCCAAGCCCATCGCAGGCGACAACGGCACAGGCATGCATGTGAACATGTCGATCTGGAAAGACGGCAAGCCCCTGTTCGCAGGTGACAAATATGCCGATCTCAGCCAGGAAGCGCTGTATTACATCGGTGGTATCCTGAAGCACGCCAAATCGCTCAATGCGTTCACAAACCCGGCCACCAACAGCTACAAGCGGTTGATCCCGGGCTTTGAAGCGCCGGTATTGCGCGCCTATTCGGCCCGCAACCGGTCGGGCTGTGTCCGTATTCCGTGGACAGAAAGCCCCAAGGCAAAACGGGTCGAGGCACGGTTCCCCGATCCAGCGGCCAACCCTTATCTGGCGTTCGCGGCATTGCTGATGGCCGGCCTTGACGGCATCAAGAACAAGATTGATCCCGGCGAAGCCATGGACAAGAACCTGTATGATCTGCCCGCCGAAGAACTGGCCGGTATCCCGACAGTGTGCGGTTCGCTGCGCGAAGCCATGGAAGAACTGCAGGCCGATCATGATTACCTGCTGGCCGGTGACGTGTTCACCAAAGACCAGATCGACGGCTACATCGATCTCAAGATGGAAGAGATCGAACTTTACGAACACACGCCGCACCCGGTTGAATTCGGTATGTATTACAGCTGCTGA
- a CDS encoding P-II family nitrogen regulator, translating into MKKIEAIIKPFKLDEVKEALQDVGVQGLSVIEVKGFGRQKGHTELYRGAEYVVDFLPKVKIEVVLDDDQVDSAIEAIVDAAKTDKIGDGKIFVSPVEQTIRIRTGETGSDAL; encoded by the coding sequence ATGAAAAAAATCGAAGCCATCATCAAACCGTTCAAACTGGACGAAGTAAAAGAAGCCCTGCAAGACGTCGGCGTGCAGGGCTTGTCCGTGATCGAGGTCAAGGGCTTTGGCCGTCAGAAGGGCCACACGGAACTCTATCGCGGCGCCGAATACGTGGTCGATTTCCTGCCCAAGGTGAAGATCGAGGTCGTGCTTGACGATGATCAGGTCGACTCGGCAATCGAGGCGATCGTGGATGCCGCCAAAACCGATAAAATCGGTGACGGCAAAATCTTTGTCTCCCCCGTTGAACAAACCATCCGCATCCGCACCGGTGAAACCGGTTCAGACGCACTTTAA
- a CDS encoding NAD(P)H-hydrate dehydratase — protein sequence MSELLTAAQMREIEQAAMQSGDVSELELMERAGRGVFEAICERWPGAAGRGASPSRSPKYLEKDEQGFKAVVLCGPGNNGGDGFVVARLLREAGAQVRVFLLGDMEKLPDSARKNCARWLELGDIDPFDVAHFPPAMPGEPDIYVDALFGTGLTRPVQDSAPLRALAADRVADVVAIDCVSGLDLDSGRFLTANGATYRRAALTVTFHAPKRGHYLAEGAVASGQVVVKDIGISRDIAHAVPGFADQTRRAGEYVFLAPQDGDDQPVWRDLDKGDAGPAHPHKYDFGHAFILSGGVGKTGAARLAARGALRIGAGLVTLGVPPDAQAEVASQITALMMRPVADGADLGAVLQDVRINALCLGPGLGVDAHGQALVQAALEAERKPALVLDADALTLMAEAPALLDRLHAGCVLTPHAGEFTRLFPDIADRLAAPARSGPAYSKVDATRAAAQRAGCVVLFKGADTVIAAPDGHCVIHAATGVRSAPWLATAGSGDVLAGFTTGLLARRFEPLRAAQLAAWLHVECARQVGAGLIAEDLSEHLPAVFRDLGL from the coding sequence GTGAGTGAACTTCTGACAGCCGCCCAAATGCGCGAGATCGAGCAGGCCGCGATGCAAAGCGGCGATGTGAGCGAACTGGAATTGATGGAGCGCGCCGGGCGCGGCGTGTTCGAAGCCATTTGCGAGCGATGGCCTGGGGCGGCGGGGCGAGGGGCCAGCCCCTCGCGCTCCCCGAAGTATTTGGAAAAAGATGAACAGGGTTTCAAAGCGGTTGTGCTGTGCGGGCCGGGGAATAATGGTGGAGACGGGTTCGTTGTTGCACGATTGCTGAGGGAAGCGGGGGCGCAGGTGCGGGTGTTCCTGCTGGGCGACATGGAAAAGCTGCCTGACAGTGCAAGGAAAAATTGCGCGCGATGGCTGGAACTGGGAGACATCGACCCGTTTGATGTGGCACATTTTCCGCCTGCGATGCCGGGCGAACCGGATATCTATGTGGATGCGCTTTTTGGCACCGGGTTGACCCGGCCTGTGCAAGACAGTGCGCCATTGCGGGCTTTGGCCGCGGACCGCGTTGCGGATGTGGTGGCGATCGATTGTGTGTCGGGGCTTGATCTGGACAGCGGCCGGTTCCTGACCGCGAACGGGGCGACATATCGCCGGGCGGCGCTGACGGTGACGTTTCACGCGCCCAAGCGCGGGCACTATCTGGCCGAAGGTGCGGTGGCATCGGGGCAGGTGGTGGTGAAGGACATTGGCATAAGCCGCGATATTGCCCACGCGGTGCCTGGGTTTGCCGATCAGACACGGCGCGCGGGCGAGTATGTTTTTCTTGCGCCGCAAGATGGAGACGATCAACCGGTGTGGCGTGATCTGGACAAGGGTGACGCGGGACCGGCGCACCCGCACAAATATGATTTTGGTCACGCGTTCATTCTGTCCGGCGGGGTGGGAAAGACCGGCGCCGCCCGTCTGGCGGCCCGTGGTGCGCTGCGGATCGGGGCAGGGCTGGTGACACTGGGCGTTCCGCCCGACGCGCAGGCCGAAGTGGCCAGCCAGATCACCGCCCTGATGATGCGGCCCGTGGCCGATGGCGCGGATCTGGGCGCCGTGCTGCAGGATGTACGAATCAATGCGCTGTGCCTTGGGCCGGGATTGGGGGTGGATGCGCATGGGCAAGCATTGGTGCAAGCTGCGCTTGAGGCAGAGCGCAAGCCCGCGCTTGTTCTGGATGCCGACGCGTTGACGCTGATGGCAGAGGCGCCGGCGTTGCTGGACCGCTTGCATGCCGGTTGTGTACTGACACCCCATGCTGGTGAATTTACCCGCCTGTTTCCGGATATTGCCGACAGGCTGGCCGCACCTGCGCGGTCTGGCCCTGCCTATTCCAAGGTTGATGCCACACGTGCGGCGGCACAGCGCGCCGGGTGTGTGGTGCTGTTCAAGGGGGCCGATACGGTGATTGCCGCGCCTGACGGCCACTGTGTGATCCATGCTGCAACTGGCGTGCGTTCCGCCCCATGGCTGGCCACGGCGGGGTCAGGTGATGTTCTGGCGGGGTTCACTACCGGATTGCTGGCGCGCAGGTTTGAGCCGCTGCGCGCCGCGCAACTGGCGGCGTGGCTGCATGTGGAATGCGCGCGACAGGTCGGCGCCGGATTGATCGCCGAGGATCTTTCCGAACACTTGCCTGCGGTGTTTCGCGATCTTGGGCTTTAG
- a CDS encoding Hint domain-containing protein produces the protein MKPKTVGRVGGHDPQTGQLNPDLTAAQGIASGSIVMTLDGEMPVEFLNSGDRIVTRDTGMSVIRSVRSFQTTCRAVRLRAGSLGHTRPDRDVILSADQHVLIRDWRAEALFGGKRAMVPASRLIDGEFVTDLGEVDMLLYQIEFDSPHVIYVDGLELYSTQPAALSANASPRASTVLANARQA, from the coding sequence ATGAAACCGAAAACGGTCGGGCGCGTTGGCGGGCATGATCCGCAAACGGGCCAGTTGAACCCTGATCTGACAGCAGCGCAAGGCATTGCGTCAGGCTCCATCGTGATGACGCTTGACGGCGAAATGCCCGTCGAATTCCTCAACAGCGGCGACAGGATCGTGACCCGCGATACCGGCATGTCGGTGATCCGTTCAGTGCGCTCTTTCCAGACAACATGCCGCGCAGTGCGACTGCGGGCCGGATCACTGGGTCACACAAGGCCGGACCGTGATGTTATCCTGTCCGCCGATCAGCATGTCCTGATCCGCGACTGGCGCGCCGAAGCGCTGTTTGGCGGCAAACGGGCGATGGTTCCTGCCAGCCGCCTGATCGACGGAGAGTTCGTGACCGATCTGGGCGAAGTCGACATGCTTCTTTACCAGATCGAATTTGACTCGCCCCATGTGATCTATGTCGATGGCCTGGAACTCTACAGCACCCAGCCCGCCGCCTTGTCCGCAAACGCATCGCCGCGCGCATCGACTGTTCTGGCCAACGCCCGACAGGCCTAA
- a CDS encoding Hint domain-containing protein, giving the protein MKVGDMVHTLDHGAQPLIWVGQVSVSSLRMALRPAFRPVRIARGALGQGMPVRDMMVSPQHRILVQGPQAELLFGAPQVLAAAIHLINGTTITRAWDVAETTYFHLQCERHEVLISDGLPSESFNPGPASLFALQDSACAELRALFPDRDLNHAAPLTSARPLITRAEAALWSARAA; this is encoded by the coding sequence CTGAAGGTAGGCGATATGGTGCACACGCTGGATCACGGAGCGCAGCCGCTGATCTGGGTCGGGCAGGTCAGCGTCAGTTCGCTGCGTATGGCGTTGCGGCCCGCGTTCCGCCCTGTGCGGATCGCCAGAGGCGCGCTGGGGCAGGGCATGCCGGTGCGCGACATGATGGTATCGCCGCAGCATCGTATTCTGGTGCAGGGGCCGCAGGCAGAGTTGCTGTTCGGGGCGCCACAGGTGCTTGCCGCCGCGATCCATCTGATCAACGGCACAACGATTACCCGCGCGTGGGACGTGGCCGAGACGACCTATTTCCATCTGCAATGCGAGCGCCACGAGGTGCTGATTTCCGACGGACTGCCCAGTGAAAGCTTTAACCCGGGGCCCGCGTCGCTTTTTGCCCTGCAAGACAGCGCCTGCGCCGAATTGCGCGCGCTGTTTCCCGATCGCGATCTGAACCACGCCGCCCCGCTGACATCGGCGCGCCCCTTGATAACCCGTGCCGAAGCCGCTTTGTGGAGCGCGCGCGCCGCCTGA
- a CDS encoding DUF1194 domain-containing protein — protein MELWLKLGKNGRFLCLLPLFFHNCVSLSGHRGSFSNETSAFIEEEFEMLKNFLAVSSIAIASLVGGTASASPVPATDSVDTILSLVIDVSGSVSTSEYNLQMGGYAAAFNDVDIQNAILNGTLGKIAVNVVQFASTASERVQFQILDDATSISAFATTLGALTRFASSSTSIASGITTGAATIESWLTAGNTATRAVIDVSGDGQNNFGGSVTAARDAALAGNIDAINGISIGGGSTLLDYYKDNVIGGTDSFAIGAVDFAAFSAGVKTKLKAEITGTPPGGVVPVPAALPLLAGGLALLGFVGRRRRKTT, from the coding sequence TTGGAATTGTGGCTAAAGTTGGGCAAAAATGGACGGTTTTTGTGTTTATTGCCGCTTTTTTTTCATAACTGTGTTAGTCTCTCAGGGCATCGTGGGTCATTTTCAAATGAAACCAGTGCTTTTATTGAAGAGGAGTTTGAAATGCTTAAGAATTTTTTAGCAGTGTCGTCAATCGCCATTGCATCCTTGGTCGGCGGCACTGCGAGCGCCAGCCCTGTTCCTGCTACTGACAGCGTAGATACAATTCTTTCCCTTGTAATCGACGTCTCGGGCAGCGTTTCGACCAGCGAATACAACCTTCAAATGGGCGGTTATGCGGCTGCATTTAATGATGTAGACATCCAGAACGCAATTTTGAATGGCACACTTGGCAAAATAGCAGTGAACGTTGTTCAGTTCGCAAGCACAGCATCAGAGCGCGTTCAATTCCAAATTTTAGACGATGCCACCTCGATTTCTGCCTTTGCCACAACACTTGGTGCTTTAACACGCTTCGCTAGTAGCAGTACGAGTATTGCGAGCGGTATCACTACTGGTGCAGCCACAATCGAAAGTTGGCTGACTGCAGGAAACACAGCTACGCGAGCTGTTATTGATGTGTCCGGCGACGGGCAGAACAACTTTGGCGGCTCTGTTACTGCTGCGCGTGACGCCGCCCTTGCCGGAAACATTGATGCCATCAATGGTATTTCTATCGGTGGTGGATCCACCCTGCTCGACTACTATAAAGACAATGTAATCGGCGGAACAGATTCGTTTGCGATTGGTGCGGTAGATTTCGCTGCTTTTTCAGCTGGGGTCAAAACCAAACTGAAAGCTGAAATCACGGGTACACCACCAGGCGGCGTGGTCCCCGTTCCTGCGGCTTTACCGCTGTTAGCCGGTGGTTTGGCTCTCTTAGGTTTTGTAGGTCGTCGCCGTCGCAAGACTACCTGA
- a CDS encoding DUF3631 domain-containing protein: MTDGDFDKWVDSGCPADAAQLDTLLPGLANLDPITYDQQRERIAKQHNIRVSTLDTEVQKLRQRDVVGDGGAAAFEEVELWGETVDGAALLGNLVETVERFCILPEYAAPLMASWIVHAWAHDAADISPVLAFTSPEKRCGKSTAMAVVHALTPRAEIAANLSSAVMFRLIAKHKPTLLIDEADTFLESREEMRGMINGGHNKQLAFVWRCEGDDFEPKKFDVWSPKAVAMIGDLPDTLEDRALVIQLKRKESGEAVERMRASRVDELLPLRRMLARWVADNEISLANADPDVPEQLNDRAQDNARCLCAIADVAAGNWPETIRSALIGMAAMRAGEERKSKGVMLLTDIGDILELWKGGRIKSTDLVAELVSIEDGPWEVWRGGEPITSRMVASLLKPYGVRPERDAGSRFYVVDDLRTAVARYV; this comes from the coding sequence ATGACCGACGGTGATTTTGATAAATGGGTCGATAGCGGCTGCCCAGCCGACGCGGCGCAATTGGACACTTTGCTGCCCGGTCTGGCAAATCTTGATCCTATTACATACGACCAACAACGCGAGCGTATCGCCAAACAACACAATATTCGCGTCTCGACGCTGGATACCGAGGTACAGAAGTTGCGGCAGCGCGATGTTGTCGGTGATGGCGGCGCTGCGGCCTTCGAAGAGGTCGAGCTTTGGGGTGAGACTGTTGATGGTGCCGCGTTGCTTGGTAATCTGGTGGAAACGGTGGAGCGTTTTTGTATCCTTCCAGAATACGCGGCACCCTTGATGGCATCCTGGATTGTCCACGCCTGGGCGCATGATGCCGCTGATATAAGCCCGGTGTTGGCCTTCACTTCCCCTGAAAAGCGCTGCGGCAAGTCAACGGCGATGGCCGTCGTCCATGCGTTGACGCCAAGGGCTGAGATTGCTGCCAACCTTTCTTCCGCCGTCATGTTCCGCCTGATCGCGAAGCACAAGCCAACCCTGCTGATTGATGAGGCGGACACGTTTCTAGAATCCCGCGAAGAAATGCGCGGGATGATAAACGGGGGGCACAACAAGCAACTGGCCTTTGTCTGGCGCTGCGAGGGCGACGACTTCGAGCCGAAGAAGTTTGATGTCTGGTCGCCCAAGGCGGTGGCAATGATAGGCGATCTGCCGGACACGCTCGAAGACCGGGCGCTAGTGATCCAGCTAAAACGCAAGGAGAGCGGCGAAGCGGTGGAGCGCATGAGGGCAAGCCGGGTTGATGAATTGCTGCCGCTGCGCCGGATGCTGGCGCGCTGGGTGGCTGACAATGAAATCTCATTGGCAAATGCCGACCCCGATGTGCCTGAGCAATTGAACGACCGCGCGCAAGATAATGCGCGTTGCCTTTGTGCCATCGCAGATGTGGCAGCCGGTAATTGGCCGGAAACCATCCGATCCGCGCTCATTGGAATGGCAGCGATGCGCGCCGGAGAAGAGCGGAAATCCAAAGGCGTGATGCTGCTGACGGACATCGGCGACATTCTTGAGCTTTGGAAAGGTGGGCGGATCAAAAGCACTGATCTGGTGGCTGAACTGGTGTCAATTGAGGATGGTCCGTGGGAGGTTTGGCGCGGGGGCGAACCTATCACCTCGCGCATGGTGGCATCGCTTCTGAAGCCTTACGGTGTTCGCCCTGAAAGAGACGCAGGGTCACGCTTCTATGTCGTTGACGACCTACGCACCGCCGTTGCGAGGTACGTCTGA
- a CDS encoding helix-turn-helix transcriptional regulator, giving the protein MRYLSFRDLQAKLGGRGRTTIYRDVEFGRLPKPVKLGSRLYWNEAEIDAVLNKGAA; this is encoded by the coding sequence ATGCGCTATCTATCCTTCCGCGACCTTCAGGCCAAACTTGGCGGCAGAGGGCGCACGACCATTTACCGGGACGTTGAATTCGGCCGCTTGCCCAAGCCGGTAAAACTCGGCTCACGCCTTTATTGGAATGAAGCCGAAATCGACGCTGTGCTTAACAAAGGCGCAGCATAA
- a CDS encoding IS5 family transposase: MPKQPAIPGLGDAVKKKVTRREKFLSEMDAVVPWGRLLALIEPHYPKVGSKGGRPPMPLETMLRVYFLQSWYALSDPMAEESLYDSEAMRRFAGIELGDDRIPDETTILNFRHLLEKHQLTEKLFAEVNAYLADKGVTLRSGTLVDATIIDAPSSTKNEAKARDPEMSSTKKGNDWYFGMKAHVGVDADSGIVHSLETTTAKTHDSQVWDELLHGNETSVWADKGYVHSEREAAFTKDAGRFWGVMRKAPKGGELDPLDVQINRIIAKVRAKVEHPFRILKRQFGHVKTRYRGLAKNRAHLFTLFALGNLFMTRRKLAA, from the coding sequence ATGCCCAAACAGCCTGCCATTCCCGGCCTTGGTGATGCGGTGAAGAAGAAGGTGACGCGCCGCGAGAAGTTCCTGTCGGAGATGGATGCGGTGGTGCCTTGGGGTCGTCTGTTGGCGCTGATCGAGCCGCACTATCCGAAGGTTGGGTCAAAGGGTGGTCGGCCACCGATGCCACTGGAGACGATGCTGCGAGTGTATTTCCTTCAGAGCTGGTACGCGCTGAGCGATCCGATGGCCGAAGAGAGCCTGTATGACAGCGAGGCCATGCGCCGGTTTGCCGGTATCGAGCTTGGCGATGACCGCATCCCCGACGAAACAACGATCCTGAACTTCCGGCACCTGCTGGAGAAGCATCAGCTGACCGAGAAGCTGTTTGCCGAGGTGAATGCCTATCTTGCCGACAAGGGCGTCACGCTGCGCTCTGGCACGTTGGTGGATGCGACGATCATCGATGCGCCGTCCTCGACCAAGAATGAAGCCAAGGCCCGCGATCCCGAGATGTCATCCACCAAGAAGGGTAATGACTGGTACTTCGGCATGAAGGCCCATGTTGGCGTCGATGCAGACAGCGGCATCGTCCACAGCCTGGAGACCACCACTGCCAAGACCCACGATAGCCAGGTCTGGGACGAACTGCTGCACGGCAACGAAACATCCGTCTGGGCGGACAAGGGCTACGTGCATTCCGAACGAGAGGCGGCCTTCACCAAGGATGCAGGCCGGTTCTGGGGCGTGATGCGCAAGGCACCCAAAGGTGGCGAACTGGATCCGCTCGACGTGCAGATCAACCGGATCATCGCAAAGGTCCGGGCCAAGGTTGAGCACCCGTTCCGGATCCTGAAGCGCCAGTTCGGCCACGTGAAGACGCGCTACCGTGGGCTGGCCAAGAACCGGGCGCATCTGTTCACGCTCTTCGCCCTCGGCAACCTGTTCATGACCCGGAGAAAGCTGGCAGCATGA